The region CTTCGGCGCGCTTGTCCGCCATCGACAGCAAGCGACGGATACGGCCTGCAACGGCGTCCTTGGTCATCGGTGGGTCAGCCAGACGGCCGAGCTCCTCCAGGGAAGCTTCGCGATGTTGGACGCGCAGACGACCAGCATCAGCCAGATGCTCTGGGACATCGTCGCCAAGAATCTCCATGGCGCGTTCCACACGTGCTGCCGCGGTGACAGCTGCGCGAGCAGAACGACGCAGGTTGGCGTCATCAAAGTTATCCAGGCGCTTCTCGGTTGCCCGGGCCTCACGCTTGACGCGCTTCTTCTCCCACGACAGGCGGGTTACCTGCGCACCCAGGCGAGTCAGCAGCGCGCCAATGGCATCGCCATCACGGATGACCACGCGGTCAGCACCACGGGTTTCCTTGGTCTTAGCGGAAATGCCCAGGCGGCGTGCACAGCCCACCAAAGCCAGGGCGGCCTCCGGACAGGGGCAGGTTACTTCCAATGCAGAAGAACGACCCGGCTCAGTCAGCGTG is a window of Corynebacterium camporealensis DNA encoding:
- the whiA gene encoding DNA-binding protein WhiA; this translates as MVQSSLTDLVKEELTSVPVTRQSARAAEVAAMLRFAGELQVHGDQMAYEVEVDNEAIAQRLVDAIEELYGIEATIHSVGPAAASKKSRLQVRINDGAKELTRRLGLITRSGHAVVGLPPQVISGDIADNEAAWRGAFLAQGTLTEPGRSSALEVTCPCPEAALALVGCARRLGISAKTKETRGADRVVIRDGDAIGALLTRLGAQVTRLSWEKKRVKREARATEKRLDNFDDANLRRSARAAVTAAARVERAMEILGDDVPEHLADAGRLRVQHREASLEELGRLADPPMTKDAVAGRIRRLLSMADKRAEELGVPDTNDSITEELFDES